The Macaca nemestrina isolate mMacNem1 chromosome 1, mMacNem.hap1, whole genome shotgun sequence genome contains the following window.
CTGGGGATTggtctatagaaaaaaaatcttctgtgcctctgttttattttattcctggGGTGGTTTGGAGGATGGGTGATCTGATGACACAACTAACCTCACAAAGTGTCCTCCTTCTCTGTCGGAGTTCAATTTACAACATAATCGGGCTTGGCAAGGGATATCCTGAAACAGCAGTAACCCTCTACACAAAACATCACTTTGCTTCAGGCCAAGCCTATTCACCTTCAAGGTTACTTTTACACAGTGTCTAGTATCTTGTGTACAACTATAATACTTGGTCCTCagtgattaaatagaacacagggtttgtctacacacacacatacacacacacacacacacacacacacacacacacactcagactcTGGGAGAAGTGTGCCTTCCAGAAGTGTTCCTTGCATTGCTGCCCAAATCCAAACCTCTTCTTTGAGAAGGCAAGGGCACATTAAAGGAGGTGCCTGAACCCTTCTCTGGGTCGGGGGCCCATGGtttcctccacctccctggtgGAGGCCTAGAGTCGGAGTGGGAGAGGGAAGTGGTTGGAGAAGAggagagagctatgttgaaagaCAGCTGGGGAGAAAGCAAGCCCTCTATTCCCCTCTGCCCCTTAGTCCATGCTGAAACCCCAGAGTACACTAGCAGAAGCGGAAATGGGCAGTCTTGCCATTTCCAGGTTCTGGTGGGCACCTTTCCACATCCTAAACCAAAACACGGGACATGGACTGTCTGGGTTTGTTCTGAAGAGGTGGCAGGTCCATTTTTTCATGGAAATCCTGACAGTGTCAGCTGTGAATCCCACTGATGCTGGTGTAGGGTTAACACCATGGAGGTTGCAGGGGCCTGTGCTCTTGCTGTACTTCCCTCACAGCTCTCTCTGTTATTTACTTTCCCCTTAATTTCACATTTGTTAGTTGTGGGTTTGGGTAGGGCAGGAGAAGCAATAATTTCCATTTACTACCAACCACATAGCACACAAAACCAAATGTAGACCACTCCTCAGTCACCGACCACTGTTTCTGATGGTACAGGGACATTCTAGGATGGGGGATGAGATATCCATCATTCAAAATGAGCCCAGAGGGCCACTGCTGTAAATATATGTGGTTGGCTGAATATAAATGtctgactgtatattttttaagataaactttttgtctgttttgttttgttttgagacagagtctctctctgtctcccaggatggagtgcagcggcatggtctcggctcactgcaacttccacctcctgggttcaagcagttctcctgcctcagcctcctgagtagctgggattacaggcatgcaccaccatacccagctaatttttgtatttttagtagagacaagttggccaggctcgtcttgaactcctgacctcaagtgatccacacaccttggcctcccaaagtgctgggattacaggtatgagccaccacgcccagccaagataaacttaaaaaagaaaaaaagactttaattAGCTGGAACCCCACTAACCAGCACTCTGACTTAATTAGGACAATAAACTatcaggaaaagaaacaaatgataacaaaaaaagataaaaataatagctatttattGTGTCACTTCCGTGTGCCAGGAAGttatttcatatactttttaTACCAACCCTGGGGAAACTCTAAAtgtcaaagaggttaagtaagcTAGCTAAGAGCATACCTCCATTTACAAGTGAGTCAAAACTCAACCCCAGGTTCTATGCTCTACAGAGCTATTCTATATGCCTAAGTTTTGTCATGTGTTGccataacagaatatctgagaatgtaatttaaaaagaaaagaggctgggcacagtggcttttgcctgtaattccagcactttgggaggccgaggcgggaggatcacaaggtcaggaaatcgagaccatcctggctaacagggtgaaaccccgtctctactaaaaatacaaaaaattagccgggcttggtggtgggcacctgtagtcccagctactccagaggctgaggcaggagaatggtgtgaacctgggaggtggagcttgcagtgagccgagatcgcgccactgcactccagcctgggcggcagagcaggactccatcttaaaataaataaacaaataaataaataaaataaaaaaaaaagaaaagaggtttatttggctcacatttctgacggctggaaagtccaagagcatggcattGGCATCTGCTCTGCTTTTGGTGAGGGCCACGTGCTGTGTCACACATGGCAGAGAAGCAGAAAGGCAAGTGGGTGTGTTCAAAGAGGGCAAAACATGAGAGTCAACTCTGCTTTGTAACAAACCACACTAGTGGGAACTAATCCATTCCCAGTAGAACTAACCCTGTCTTGGGAGAAATACATTAACCTATCTTAACCACCTAATCACCTTTTAAAGGCACCATCTCCCAACACTGCTACATTGGCAATTAgatttcagcatgagttttgcCAGAGACAAACCACATCTAAACCACAGCACTTTATAtatcttgcttttttgtttgtttgttttgtttttgttctgaaGTCCTAAATAATGAAATGGGTAAGACTTTTACAGCTACTAGGGTAGTCATTAGCActgtttatcaaatatttttggaTTGCCACCTTCTGAACATAGAGAAAGACAATATTTTCCAGCCCCCTCCTGAGTGGGACACTGTGGCTGATACAAGTCAGTATGTTGTGAGTGGAAATAATAGAAGTGATGTGTGTCACCTCTGAACTGGGGCATTTAATCACTAACAGGAGACTCTCCAGAGCTCTCTTTCCTTCTGCAAAAAGGCAAGTTCCAGCTCCATCAGCATAGGTCTTGAAGTGAGGATGATTTCAAACCAAGCCTCAGCTGCCCCATGGTAGATATGTTATATGCCTGAGAGTTGGGGATTATCTGATACTGCAGCATAATCTAGCCTATCCTAACTGAAAGGATCACAACCTAAAAAGtgcagaaatatatatttatttcctcatAACTAACTTAACTCTCAAGCCCCCACTTCCACCAATAGTAGAAAATTTAATGTTGTCCATTCAACTCACTTTGAGTGTAGCTCTCCCCCATTTTTTGAGGAGAGAATACTTGGTTAATTCCAAGTTCCACCCCTTGGGATAGGGATGGGACAGTACATCTAAGTTTCGGGTAATGAAGTGGGTaaaaagaatagtttttttttggttgtttttgttttgagatgaagtctcactctgtcacccgggctacagagtgcaatggcaagatctcagatcactgcaacctccgcctcccaggttcaagtgattctcccacctcagcctaccaagtagctgggaataccggcatgcgccaccacgcccagctcatttttgtatttttagtagagatggggtttcaccatgttggctaggctggtctcaaactcctgacctcaaatgatctgaccacctcagcctcccaaatgctgggattacaggcgtgagccacagtgcctggccaagagCAGTTAAGTGCCCCATAACAAAGAGAGGCACTGGAAGTTACCTTTGTCCCAGGGCTGTCTTCTCATCTGCAAGCCATCACAGCCACGTGGCTCTTTCCTCTCTACCTTTGTGGTGGATGTGTCAGAGGCAcgtgaaccagagcgactccatcttgaataggggctgggtaaaataaggctgagacctactgggctgcattcccaggaggttaggcattcttactCACTGGATGAGATAGGAGGTAAGCACAaggtacaggtcacaaagacGTTGCTGATAGAAGGATGTAGTAGAGAAGCCGGCCAAAACCTACCAAACCCAAGATgatgatgaaagtgacctctagtcgtcctcactgctcattatacactaattataatgcatttgcATGCTACAAGACAATCACACCAGCACCTTGACAGTTAATAAATGCCATGCCAATGCCCAGAAgctaccctatatggtctaaaaaggggtgGAActctcagttccaggaattgctCACCCTTCCCGGAAAACTCATGAAAAGTCCACCcctgtttagcatataatcaagaaacaGCCAACCAGCAGacctcagggctgctctgcctatggattagtcattcttttattcctttaccttcttaataaacttgctttcactttatggatttgcctcgaattctttcttgcacaagatccaagaaccctctcttggggtctggatcgagacccctttccagtaacagaCGCCTGCAACACTGCCAAGGCTTCTGAACATGAGGCAAGCCAGTCTGCCTCGTCCTCATCTTAACCCAAGACCTCTAAGGTTTCTAGCCCGCTCACAATGTTTCTCCCTTCTCCGCATCAGATCTCTGGACCTCAGGCTGCTGGGACACTGTGAGGCAGTCCTCGAGTAACTCATGGAGCTACAGTGACTATTGCTCTGACATCGTGTGTGCCTCTCTAAGGGCCTCACTGTCTGCCTACGCTACAGCTTGGGGAGCAAGGCACGAGTGCCCTCTTGCCTCAGGCCCTAACCCCACCAAACCAATCAGAGGTTtatttttgttcgtttgttttgtgCCGTTGTCCTAGGTTTCTTGAAAATATTACAGTATTGCAGAAAGATTCAAACAGATCCCTGAGGCATTTTGAAAGTCATGTCACCTGTAGGCTGACTGACCTGCAGGTTGGACAGACTGCCAAATGCTGGAGTCCAAAAGCATTTTCTTAGCATCAGGATCTACTTCAATGATCTCCTGATCCAGGGCTGAGACCTCGGGAACATGattgtctcttttttctccctcctcctcctgcagctTGATGGAGATACCTCTTACTGCCTCCCTCCGAATCCACTTCATCAGATGCGTGACATAGCCTGCTATCTTGTTGTGGAGCTTCTTGCTGGAGATAATGGTGATCTCCTCACACACGTGCTTGTCCGTGTGGCAGTCGTTGCCCAGGCACGTGTAGTACTTTTCTATGATGACCCGGACTGCCTTCTTCATGGTTTGGGTGTGAACGCGGCCCATGTTGGCGGGTCCTTGGTAAaagaggccctatcagaggtttCTAACACATTTTCTACACCCCACTGCTGGCATGAAGTCAACGGGGTAGGGGGAGAGGGGTTAGGACTCTGAACATTCTCACAGGGAAGCCCAACAATATCAATATCTTACTTTCCTGCTTTCCTTTCCCAACTCTTGGGTCCCTCCCCTTTTGGAATGTAAAACTATCTCTTACATCAGAGCTACTCAAAGTGCTGGTTGGCAACAAGCTAAGTCTGGTTGGTGTCAGCACGTAAATCACCGTATTGCTTCCTTCATCAAGAAAgtcttgctaaaaaaaaaaaacaacaaaccaacaacaacaacaaaaaaaaacagcaataGTGCCAACTGAACGAAACAGTGTTCATAGTGATAAAGTTGATTTACATTCTGGAATAGGCTTCTTATCTCAGTAATAAACAGGTCTCAGGAGGTAGCCGAGTTTGTTGTATGTTCCTACCTATTCTGTGGTTTGTGGATAAATTTTATGCCCAGCTTCCTTCCAGCTTCGGCTTTTGATGCTCAAAGCCAgcttttggaatttaaaaaaccTTTCCACTCTCTGGTACCTTGTCTTTCAAGACTATTGTTTCAGCTCTGAGTTTCAACAACCCCATTCAACAATTCAATTGACTCCTTTGTTCCAGCCTGTATCTGCCCTCGTcctgagaatatttttttttaaatcattgctGAGAGACTGGTGAGGAAAAGATAATAATTCTGCCTCTGCGCTGTTCAgctttttaattgtatttcctGTCTCCCTGGCTAGAATGTGGCATAGTTTTTAAGGttgagatttattttataaagaagaatTAATTCTCTAAGCATTCAGATTAATCAAAGTTTGCCTAGCTCTTtgtaaaaatgactttttaattacCAGTCATTTTGAATCTGCTCCCCTCTAACAGCACACACAATGAAAAAGTCACCCAATTAATGTGATGTTTATTAAGAATATGTAATGACATGAATAAATGCTGCTTATAATATGAACTGAAAAAAGTGGGTTACAATGTTGGGTTACAGTGtacatataactttaaaaatacaacaaaaggtCTAGGACtaggaaaaacaatagaaataaatgcatttgtttatatttttaatttatataatattctttaatagaaaaaaaattttaattttttaaaaaagtgactaCACTTCCCTATTGACTTATAACTTGGAAAACACATTAGTCTTGATTCCATTTTGTCTTACATTATTCTTTTGATGGTTTATCTCTCCAGTATCTGCTCTAAGAATCTTTTCTGCCATATTTTAATAACCTTCGAAAGCAATTGAACTCCTCCGTTgtggtgcttttctttttttttcttttttttttttttttgaggtggagtccctctgtgtcacccaggctggagtgcagtggcatgatattggctcactacaacctccacctcccgggttaaagccattctcctgcctcagcctcctgagtagctgagattacaggtatccaccatcacacctggctgatttttgtatttttagtagagatgaggtttcaccatgctggctgaggctggtctcgaactcctgacctcaggtgatccacctgccatggcctcccaaagtgctgggattacagatgtgagccaccatgcccaaccgtGGTGCATTATTATTTCATCAACCCAGTGAAGAACTCCTCTACATTGCTGATCCTCATTTCTACCCAACCCCCAGGTCTCCATATGTATTACTTGTCTGGCAATACACGTGTACCCTCACTCACTGCATATGTATTGCTGATCCATGTACAAACATGCTTCCAGTGTGCATGAAGGCTCAGTGTCATGCTATGCCAACCGTCTCTTACTTTGCTCATCATTGCCTCATTTTCAGGATTTTTCCCATCACCACACCCTTGTTGTTTCCTATCTCAAAGAATAGTGAGGCATCCCAAATCCCTTACACAGACTGTGAAGTGTCTGGAATTAAATTTCTGAGTGACCTCCACCCTGAGATTACACTCTGCTACCAGGTCTGTAGAATGTTTTCtaaagctttattgagatataatttacgtAGTACAAAATTCACCTATTTAAATGGTGCAATTCAGTGGTTATGTGCACACTGCAACCCAACATTATAACCCACTTTTTAAAGTTCATGTTATAAGAAGCATTTATTCATGCTATTACACATTCTTAATAAACATCACATTAATCTAATGACTTTTTGATTATATGTGTTGTTAACGGGGAACAGATTCAAAATGGTAATAAAAAGTCATCTTCACAAAGGGCTGGGCACACTTTGATTAATATACTCCAAGGTTGTACAACTATCACCACTAggtaattccagaatatttttatcacccaTAGAAGGAACTCTAAGCCCATCAGCTGTTATTCCCCATTCATCTCTCCTCCCAAACCTTGGCAACCACTTTTACTCCCTGTCTCAATGAATTTGCACGCTTTGGACatttcacataagtggaatcatacaatatgttgtcatttatgactggcttctttcacttaacataaggtTTTCAAACTTCACCCACAATGTAGTATTTCATTTAGTATTTTATTCCTCTTCCTGGCAGAATAATCTTCCATTACatgaatataccatattttgtttatccattggGCTTGTAGAATTTAAAGCAGCATCACTTTTAGTACTTAAAGTATAGTGAATTTCTGTCAAGTAATTAGGAtaattatgtctttttaaaaataataataataatttaggcATCTGagcaaatgaacagaaaaaagaagggaTTTAGGGAAAACATAggaaatttctatatttttctattctttcagtAAAACAGAATTCTATGCAAGCTAGAaatgttttctcacatttttccTGTGCCTACACGTCTCTATACACCTTCCTAATCCTGAAAACCCAGAACACAGTGCTATACTGACTTGGTACTGAATCCCCAGTAAGTGTTGAATAAAGGGTGGATGAAGAGTGAATAAGAGACACCATCTTGCTCTTTCTTCTCCCGGAAGCCTCCCCCGACCTCCACCTTGCTAGTCTTCCTTTCTGCAGTGCAAATGGTTGAGCAGACAGTAGTGGGGAGAGCTGCAGGAGAGGTCAGCGGTTAAGCTTAATTACAAGTAAATACAATTTCTCTGGGGTTGCTGTGGAAAGGAGAACAGATAAGATCAGCGAAAGTACTTGGAGGGCCTTGGAAGACAGCCCCTCTGCAAATATAGGATTggcttttattgttgttgctgctaATAAAACAGATGTTCTCAAAGCATTCCTCCAACCAGTAAGAGGGCTGGGGAAATTGCTGTGTCTTTACTGGTTGCTGaaactaaataaaaatcaaattaaagttTAATTCACCTCATAATTTTCTTCATGGCAGGTCTGCTCAGCAGCCTTGAGGCAGCGCCAACGTCCTCCTCCTCTGTGGCATATATTACCCTCAGCCCGGGGCCCCCAGAGGTCAGCTGCACATTTCCCTCTCCTGGAGGTCCAATGTGGGTGTTTGCAGCTGAAGAAAAGGCCCAGGCCAAGACGAAAGGATGCTGGGAGCTGCTGGAAGATACCAGAAAGGACTTTGCTCCTCTTCCCCTCTCCAGGGTCTCCATGGCAACAGGGGGAAAGCTGCTAGGTATTCCAGCTATGTGACCTGGGCCATGCATATTACCCAGCCTCCTGAGGGGTGCCAGACCATAAACACTGAGAGGCCTACAACCACAGATGGCATGCTCTCTCCTATGCTCCTCATACCCAGGACAGTGTCTGTGATAAGGAGGGCTCAAGGATCATTTCATGCACCCATGCAATGAAGTTTCCTGTTCAGTCAATACACGAGTGAGGGAATGAAGTAATTTTTTGCAagtgtttccttttaaaataatatccattcttttttaaacctccttcctcccttcttttcttccttcctattcTTTGACACACAAATAATGTAAAACTTCCCAGGGCACCGTTCCAACTCTAACAGATGATTCCCCACGTGCTGGGAGTTAACAGCTTGCTACTGACTGTAAACTCAGAGTTGGGTTTTGCAGTTTTTAGATATATTGAGTGCTCTACAGATGCAAAGCAGTGACCTCCTCATCTAAATCAGACAAATGCAGATAAGGAGAAGATCATGAGGAAGCCAAGAGGTGGATAAACACAAATGCCCAAAAGAGTCTTCAAGGTCAAGAACTGTCTCTAGAAAAGCCATTGCAGTGACATGAGAATGTCAGAAGTAAAACCCAGGTAGGATCACACATTCTCCTTTGAAATTAGTCCCTGctcatccattcatttaacaTTTCAGTGCCTACAAAGTGGACAAGACCATATGGAGATGAATGAGGCTGACTGTGAGGGGCCTGCAGACTAGtaggggaggctgaagtggaaatgAATTGTTACCTTACAAAGTGGCAAAGGCTGCAGGAGAGACATAACGTCCAGGTGGTGCTGGGAGATGCTCCCCAGAGGAGGCAATGGGGAGATTCCTAGCAGGAATAACCTGACTCAGTCCGGGTCTTATAGAGTGGAGTCAACATCAGGGGGAAGTTCAGGATATAAGAATGTAACTGCCCAATGTAACCTTGCCTGTTGCCTAggcagagccaatttatcaagacaggggaattgcaatagagaaaaaggaattcaCACAGAGCGAACTGTGCAGGAGAcctgaattttattattactcaaatcagtctccccagcattcagggatcagagtttttaaggacaacttggtggtCAAGGGAAAGCTAGTGAGCCAGgaatgctgattggtcaggtcagagatgaaatcatagggagttgaagctgtcttctcgctctgagtcagttcctgggtgggggccacaagaacagatgagccagtttattgaccTAGTTGGTatcagctgatccatcaagtgcagcgtctgcaaaatatctcaagcgctgatcttaggagcagtttagggagcgTCAGAATCTTGTAGTGTCccgctgcatgactcctaaaacataatttctaatcttgtggctaatgttagtcctacaaaggcagtcttgtttggggaaagggctgttatcatctttgtttaaaGCTAAAAACTAAGTTCctcctatgcccaggaatgaacaaggacagcttggaggttagaagcaagatggagtcaggttagatctctttcactgcctCAGTCATAATTtcgcaaaggcagtttcaatcaTGGAGAAGAGAACACATTTGAGAGAGACTGTTTCTTAATCCATCTTCAGTCTCTGTTGTGAGGCAGACACTACCTCCACCAGGCATTTCCCTCTTTAAGAGTGTCTTTGAAGACACCCTAAACTTTAATATTTGTGGCGGACCTGATCTTTGCACAAATGACTGGGAGTTATTCTTTAAAGGGCCAGGGAATTTATCATTGCATATCTTTTGGCATAAGGTTAATGAGAAGAAGGTGTAGAAATCCTGACATTGGTAAGAGatatttttcactttgttttataaaatataatgcatTTTCCGAAACTGTATATAAGCTAACCAGCTTCTATCTCCTCTATCACAGATGGAACTGAGCAGAGTTAAGCATTCTGATTTTAATTCATGAAGCAGGAAATCTTTCTGGCAGGTCCTGGTGAGTTTCCAGTTTGGCTGCTGACAGATAGAGAAATGTGCTTTCTATAATCTCTTCCTCTCCATCCCACGTCCACTGTGCACATTCTTCAGAGCTGGCAAGAGTCGCTGACAGGACATGGCACCCATGGTTTGAAGAGCCAACTTTGTTCTGCAGGCAGCCCAGAGCCAGTGAAGGGCTTTCTTGAAGCACATAGCACGCCATGGTCATGCAACAGCGATATGTAGCCTGGGTGTCACTCACCGAGACACATTTCCTTCCTCCACTCCCTCACCCATCTTTCTTAAAATTTAGCATTTTCTGGACAAGATCAGGCTTACTATAAGAGAGTGCTTAGAAAAACTGATGTTAAgttaagagggaaaaaataagGGAAGGTGAGGGAAGAAAAGTTGGGAAAGAGattagaaaaagaggaggaagaggatggggAAACTGGAagcaaagagttttaaaaaaagtGGGGAGGAATAATGCTGTGAGGTTGAAGACTCCTACCTCAAGGCCTTTGCATTTGCTGCCTCCACTAGTAACTCTCTCTCCTCAGTGATCTCACTCCCTCAATTCACTTCAAACATCACTTTACAGTGACACCATCCTTGGGCTCCCTAGTAAAATCCACCCCCTTCCATCACTCACTAATTGCTTAACCAGTTCTACTATTCTTCATAGCAGTGATCACCACCTAGTATATTACACATTTATTGGTTTGTCTTTCCTCAAAGGAATGTAAACTTCACCAGTACAGGGActttttccatttcattccatgCTATATTTTAAGCATCtagtacaatgcctggcacagagcaggtatattagtcagagttcttcAGAGAGACAGAACGAATAGGCTATGGACACACATAGAAAGATACAAGAGGAGATTGattaggggaattggctcatgtgattatggaggctaagaagtcccatGACAGGCTACCTCTATGCTAGAGACCCCGGGAAGCTGGTAGCATGACCTAGTCCAAGTCTAAAGACCTCTgaaccagggaagccaatggTGTCACTCTCAATCCAAGGCCAAAAGCCCAAGAAAACCAGGGGGAGGCCACTGGTGCAGGTCCTGAGCTGACCTAAAGGCCAGAaagcctggagttctgatgtccaagggtaGGAGAAGAAGGGTGTGCCAGCTCCAGAAGGGAGGGGAAATAATTTGCCTTTCctctacctttttgttctattcaggtcccC
Protein-coding sequences here:
- the LOC105492986 gene encoding small ribosomal subunit protein eS17-like translates to MGRVHTQTMKKAVRVIIEKYYTCLGNDCHTDKHVCEEITIISSKKLHNKIAGYVTHLMKWIRREAVRGISIKLQEEEGEKRDNHVPEVSALDQEIIEVDPDAKKMLLDSSIWQSVQPAGQSAYR